A region of Nostoc edaphicum CCNP1411 DNA encodes the following proteins:
- a CDS encoding M24 family metallopeptidase, with protein MNSFNEEISSKLGLIRNTLSETGASAVRLRGTDWFAWATAGASNAVLLAAETGVAEVVVTAQAAWILTDEIEAERLQDEELPGTEDSANPLYKLYINLWADSAARESFIRDVTAGGKILSDRPTGDEAPLPSSLVKQKRVLIPCELERYRQVGRLASEAMTEVLSNAQPTWTEYQLAGASAQALWSRGLHPALTLVAGERRLPLYRHATPKEEPLGRAAMLVFCARGYGLYANLTRFVFFGSSQANAEIRNYASGHRHIREIEAEALNFCLPDKPLNGVYDVLDRAYHQHGYPQAIRQHHQGGTTGYLSREIIVNPSSSQTLAENMAIAWNPSLPGAKIEDTFIILKDGRLENLTFDPKWPSVKVEGRDRPVPLEID; from the coding sequence ATGAATTCATTTAATGAAGAAATCTCTTCTAAGCTGGGGCTGATCCGGAACACCCTCAGCGAAACTGGTGCTAGCGCTGTGCGACTACGTGGCACAGATTGGTTTGCTTGGGCGACTGCTGGTGCTTCAAATGCTGTATTGCTTGCGGCTGAAACTGGCGTGGCAGAAGTGGTGGTAACTGCTCAAGCAGCGTGGATATTGACGGATGAGATTGAAGCTGAGCGTTTACAAGATGAAGAACTTCCAGGTACAGAAGACTCAGCAAATCCCCTTTACAAACTGTACATCAACCTTTGGGCTGATAGTGCAGCCCGTGAGTCTTTCATCCGTGATGTGACTGCTGGGGGAAAGATTCTGAGCGATCGTCCTACTGGTGATGAAGCTCCATTACCTTCATCACTAGTAAAGCAGAAACGGGTGCTTATCCCTTGCGAACTCGAGCGCTATCGTCAAGTGGGACGTTTAGCCAGTGAAGCCATGACCGAAGTACTCTCAAACGCCCAGCCTACTTGGACAGAGTACCAACTTGCTGGAGCAAGTGCCCAAGCATTGTGGTCAAGGGGGCTACATCCAGCCCTGACGCTGGTGGCTGGGGAAAGACGTTTGCCTCTATACCGTCATGCCACGCCCAAAGAAGAGCCTCTAGGACGTGCAGCGATGCTTGTGTTTTGTGCGCGGGGCTACGGTTTGTACGCGAACCTCACTCGATTTGTCTTTTTTGGTTCCTCACAGGCCAATGCAGAGATCCGAAATTATGCTTCTGGTCACCGCCATATCCGGGAAATTGAAGCTGAAGCGCTGAACTTTTGCCTTCCCGACAAGCCTCTGAATGGAGTTTATGACGTGCTTGATCGGGCTTATCACCAGCATGGATATCCTCAAGCAATCCGTCAACACCACCAAGGAGGAACCACAGGTTATCTGTCTCGTGAAATCATAGTCAATCCCAGCAGCAGCCAAACTCTGGCGGAAAACATGGCTATAGCTTGGAACCCAAGTTTACCAGGAGCTAAAATTGAAGACACCTTTATTATCCTTAAGGATGGAAGGCTAGAAAACCTAACATTTGATCCCAAATGGCCGAGTGTCAAGGTTGAAGGACGCGATCGCCCTGTACCGTTAGAAATTGACTGA